CTTGTCGAGTCGTCCTTTTTCAACATCGAAAAGCATGAAATTACCGCTTGGAGCAGCAGTTACCAGCTTGTGGTCCCATCCTGCGTTTTGAAGTTGTCCTCATTAGTCGAATGTACATACCTAGTCTCAAGAGTGCAAAGTACGAGACCTACCAGCAACACCCCAATCAACATCATTGACACCCTTGCCGACTGGCCAATTACTCTTCCAGAGATTTACGACTTCTGATATGGtcgctcctcctcgtcctctaGCGAGTAACGTTCTTTCCTTGAGCTCTTCCTGTATCATCGGCGTAGATGAACCGCTAGAGGGGTCGCTAACCTGAAAGACTCTCAAGTCTAATGTGACTGATTAGCTACATAGATGGAGGTAGAGTTCAAGAGAAAGAGCTTACATtgaccaccaccaaccGCGTACTTTCCATCAGGTCCATCTGCCATCCTATTCATCCTCGTCGTGCCCGTAGCAGAGCTCATGCCCCAACCGCGTCTTGTGGTCGTCGTGGCGGCAGCCGCCATAAGGTTGACGCGCACACTCATATCTCTTTCCCGACTTTGACTCCTGATCCGAGGGGTGGATGCCTGTGAGCGGGGACCGTCATCTGTCAGGTGCCGTAAGAATGCGGGGCGTGAAGGGCGGGTGAATGCAGGTACTTGTGGGATAGTGGATGTTGTCGTTGGGCCAGGCAAGCTCTCGGATGGGCTAGCGGCCGAGTCGTATGGCGATCGAGGGTCATCGTATATGGCTTTTGGATGCCTATCGTCTCTGGCCGCTTTAAGTGActgggatgaaggaaacACGGGCTCTAGAAGGGAGTAGGCAACCGGTGAGTCCCGTGGGTAGAGCGACGAGGCATCTGAACTGTTTGAAGCGGGGATTGCGCTGTGGATGTTGAGCTTTTGTCTGTGTGCGGGATGGAGTGCTCACGCTGAGAATGCGTTTGTAAAGCGGTTCATAGTGACGGCGCAGAGTATGGAGCCATGGTGTATGCGTATCAAACGTTGTGGTTATAGAGAATAGTAATAGTGTAAGTAGGATGGGATAAATTCAACAAAAACACACCCGGAATATTCACACACCCGCCAATGCTGCTGACCGCCCCCCCGCCATATCACTAGTCCATTCGTTACATTCAATTCCACATCCCATACTCCACCAACATGTCCCACGGATTCAGGCAGTGAGTACTCCCAGCCCACGGTACACATACCACAGCGCGCGCTGCTCACACGCACACAACGCAGGGATATGCCCCCTCCAGGGGGTTACGAAACCCTCAAGTACAAGCGTAACCTTCCTGTCAAGGGTCCCTCGGGTGCAGTCCTCTTTGGCGGCATGTTTGCCCTCTGCACCTTTGGTTTCTGGAGACTCGGCCAGGGTAATGTTGAGAAGCGGTGCGTAGATGTCTTTTTGCGCGCGGGGCGGTTGCGCaactgagaagaagaagaagagctaATGTGGGGGAAATGACAACAGTGAACTCAAGCGCGAAAAGGCATGGTCAAGGATCAACCTTGTCCCTCTTATCCTTGCCGAGCAGGATAGGGATGCGTACAGGCGTCAACAGGCGGCGTTgg
Above is a genomic segment from Cryptococcus deuterogattii R265 chromosome 8, complete sequence containing:
- a CDS encoding NADH dehydrogenase (ubiquinone) 1 alpha subcomplex 13 — its product is MSHGFRQDMPPPGGYETLKYKRNLPVKGPSGAVLFGGMFALCTFGFWRLGQGNVEKRELKREKAWSRINLVPLILAEQDRDAYRRQQAALAREKEIMKDYPGWEAGKSTYNTSRYTPNTIVVL